Genomic DNA from Mauremys mutica isolate MM-2020 ecotype Southern chromosome 13, ASM2049712v1, whole genome shotgun sequence:
AGTCACCTACCTATGTCCACCCTCATTAGGCCTAAAGTCTAGTATGGCTAAGCTgaaatcttacaggcctcagcctgtaggcCTTGCATTATAGCCTTACTTTGCTTATATGCCTAATACACACTCATAAATGCTCATCAACCCTGGACTCCTGACTTAATCCTATCCATCACCCATTAATTAATTAGACTTAACCGCAACAATAAATCCTCTATTAAATGTTTCAGTGAAATAATTGGCTACAAGCAGAAGAGAATTTCCCATTGAAGAGCACTGAGCACTTCAAGAAACATGATCCTCCATCCTGCATGAATGGAGAGACATTAAGGCCCCAAGAAAACAAAATCAGATCAATGAAGAAAggggcagattttttttaagagagtgggattttcaaaagcatctgggtgcccaactcccattgaaatcgatGAGTTTTCTTCTGAATATCGCAATGGGCATCCAAATGACTTTAAAAAGCTGGCCCTATGAGCTAAattcacaataaataaataaataaataaataaataaccgtAGGCTTTCTGGTGCTgtgcattgcaatgcctaacttctACGTGCCTAGAAAATCCCTGAGATTCATGTAGTCTGAGTTTGGCTCCCGGTGAAATGAATTGGGAAAGGCAGGCACCTCAGAACAGGATTCATAAACTCCAGCATGTGAGACAGGGAGCCACCTACACTAGACAATGGGAGATACCAAGAGGAAGGGTATGTCTGTCCTCccgctctcctgttgaagctattccactgtggataaataattttaaaaggtcaGTGGAGCAGGAGGACTGGATCCTTCACATCCCAAGTGGATGCTGTAAACATCAGGCTCTGGAGTCATTATCatgctttctctccctctctgtggccCAATGGTTCATTAATAATTTGATCCACTGTGGAATAGCTTCATCAGGAGAgcttgagggagccccacatcaggaTGGCCCCTAGTCCAGGGGTGAGgccactcacctgagaggtgaccTATTAAAATTCCTCAACTGGAGGAGGGGACTTAAAACTGGGGGTATCCTGCACCCCAGGTGAGTACTTGATTCAAAGGACTGAAGGTTATGAgggagcttctcctccccacccccactattTTGTGTAAgcaggtgacaggggatggatcacttgatgattacttgttctgttcatttcctctggggcacctggcattggccactgttgaaagacaggatgctgggctagatggacctggtttgccgctccaggccaatgggggctgcggaaaatggcacaggccgagggacatgctggccgcccttgctgcagcccccattggcctggagcggtgaacagtggccagtgggagccacgattggccaaacctgcagacgcagcaggtaaacaaactggcccggcccaccagcggctttccctgaacaattggcagcccaagtttgagaaccactgctttggaCGATGTTACAGTAAGAAATATTTCTCTCTAGAACTGAGATGTTCCTTAATTAGAGCCAATCAAACAACAGGGAAATAGACATGGGGGGTTGGAAATCTTCTAATGGCATTTGAAATTTCGTTAAAAATTCCATGAGCTCTGTAGATTTgtaacaaagaagaaaaatattttgcaaaaaatatTGACACTTTTCACACTTtatcataattaaaaaaaatcagggaaaATCAAAATTTAGAAAATTACAACAAACTCCATTTTAATAGGTAATATGTATGCAAAAATGTAAACAGAAAATGGGGGTAAATAATTGCAGTTTTTTTATTGAAGTTCAAAATCTGCAGAAAATATCATAGAAATATTAAATTCACAATATTTTAACTAGTTCAATATGAAGGATTTATCCTTAGAGCTTCCCATTAGGAGACACTTCCCTCAGTCCCCAAGATGACTCTCAGGGTATATTCCAATAAGGGAGATTTCTCTTTAGAGCAGAGCTATTCCTCGGTGTACTGTCCAACTGGAAGAAAATTGCCTATGTTTTTGGAGGAAAGATCTTGATTCCCAGTCTTCGAATTGCTCCCTTAACATCCTTGTTCCTGAGGCTGTAGATAATGGGGTTCAGTATTGGAGTCAGCACCGAATAGAACAGAGAGAGCAACTTGTCCACATCCAGGGAATAGCTGGATTTGGGGCGTATGTAGATGAACACGGCTGTCCCATAGAACAGTACCACTACAGTGAGGTgcgaggagcaggtggagaaagcTCTGTGTCTGCCTTTGGCAGAGCTCATTTTAAGGATCGTGGAGATGATGTGGATGTAGGACACCAGGATCAGCAGGAAGGGCATCATGATGACGAAGGCAGCTGCCACAATGATTTGGAACTCATTCCAGTAGGTGTCGCCACAGACCAGCGTCAGCACCGGCTGGATCTCACAGAAGAAGTGGTTGATCACGTTGGACCCGCAGAAAGGCAGTGTGAAGATAAATGTGGTGTGGCCCAGGGCCACGAGACTGCCACAGATCCAtgagccagcagccagccagacacataCGGTCTTGTTCATGATTTCCGCATAGCGCAGTGGGTTACATATGGCGCTGTAGCGGTCATAAGCCATAACGGCTAGCAGGCAGCACTCTGTCGCTCCAAATAACAGAAAGAAATACATTTGTGCAGCACAACCGGCAAAGGAGATAGTTTTATCTTCCGAGAGAAGGTTGGCCATCATCTTGGGCAGGGTGACGGAGGTGTAGCAGATCTCCAGGAAGGACAAGTtcctgaggaagaaatacatgggggtgtgaagggcTGGGTCCACATTTATaaggatgaggatgaggatgtTGCCCAGCACTGTGATGAAATAAATACATATGAACAACAGAAAGAGAAGGTGCTCCATATGTGGGAGGTTAGAAAAGCCCAGTATAATGAACTCACTCACTGAGGTGTGATTTTCTGTGATCCTTTCTGGATATTTCATCTtgagaaatacaaataaataaataaataaataaataaatacaaaaaaatcattattttgaTACAGCATTTGGCAGAGCTCAAGCATAACTATCTTCATACTTATATGTCTATGGAGATAGATGGCtatctccctctttctctctctctagacaTCTATGTACCTAGacatctgtctatctatctcTCTATCGTCATACATACTCATCTCTTTCTCTATCTCCCTAGACAtctatcatctctctctctctctccctatctATCTTCATACaaactcttctctctctctctctctctctctctctctctctctctctctctccatacatATCCATCTATCTACCAGGGCTGATATCATATTGGCCAGATTCTCTCCTCACAACAAGTGTAAATCCACGGCAAtgtcatttaagtcaatggttcTCAGTTGTCTCAGTTACATCAAACTTAGACTTGTGTATCTCCAAGAACGCATTGGAAATGCATCTGTTTTATGCCAGTCTCAGTAGAGAATTTGCACGAATTAAGTTGCAACTGTGGATGGCTGAATCCAGCACAGTGAATTTACACTGACATAGCTAAGATAAAAATCTGTCTCTCAAAGCAGAGATGTTGCAATGTAGATACAACAGAAACATATGCAACTCCCAGCTCACATGTGATATAAGCAGTGGAACCATGTAGATTTGTCCACAAAGCATATAGCTGTTTCACCATACTTCCCACTACATAACAGTTTGAACAACAAACTGTGGAAACACATGGGTAGAGCGTTTTTAATCAGTATGCTACAGAAATGGCCTGATTCTCTTTACACTTATTCCGGATTTATAGCAAAagtgctccactgacttcaataccCTCAATCCTGAtttctttctcttccctccctccactttTATGCATTTAATTCTGTTTCTGCCCCTCTTAATCTACACTTTAGCCTCTCTCTTACTAACCTTTTTAACCTCTTCCTTCTTCTCACCCCTCCAGTTCTAACCCCCTCCCAATCtatcttttttccccttccctctcactggttgcaccagtgtaaaactaTAGTACAGGAGATGAGAGCCAAAGCATTTCTCACTCTGTGACCTCAAGATCATACACATGAAGGATGATTGGCCCTCTTGGATGTACACTTAAACAAAACTGAACTAAATTATACAGATtcctttttagtttgtttttagtCTACATGGAGCTGGATCCACACTGAATTCAAGGTGGGTGTTTAACCCCTTTAGGTTCTGCTAAAAATCCAGACATGGATTAATATAGAAATGCCTGAAACtttgttaatgcagagttaaagTTGCCCAATGAATCCATTTTACCTTTCCAGAATGTGGAGAATGattaaacttaaacctctgagAACCAGGAAATGACCCATTTACCCTGTGACTTATTTTCTTTACTTCACACTCCAATCCATTGTTCAGGACCCAGGACCCTGTCTTTCACCTTCCCTCTATTTACTCACCTTGACAATGTTGCAgaagtaaaataaaacataagGATTTTAGGGCACCTTAAAATATTGTTCCTAGACTAGAAATCTTGATATCAGGCAAAAACTTCTAAAAGCAGCTCCTGCAAAATGCAAGCAGTGTGCACAAAACAGATCCTCTTGAAACTACCAAGCACAGGGCTGTAACCCCCAACCCAGGGGCTGAACCTCAGCTTCAGTGATCACCATGTATCACCTTAAATCATCCAGACACTGTGACAGCCAACTCCCTGTAAACACTCATGTGACAACAGAGCCCTAGGCTTGCTCACATGTGCACTTCAATCCCTTGGGCACATGCCACCTTGGAGATCTAAACTCTATTCTTCAGAAACATTTTTCCAGCATTGCGCCCCAAAAGGGGCAGTGGGTGACATGCACTAGCCGAGTAGCTGATTTTGCATGGTCAGAGCTATAGTTTGACCGCCAGGAATGTTCATATTAGAAGAATGAGATGATTTTGTACAGTGCTGTACTTGAAGGACTGTGTCCAGAAAACCTTTGCTCACATGTCCCCACGTTTTGGCCATGAACACTAGAAAGCTCCCAGACAAGGCACAATGAAATTGAAGAGAATTCAGATTTTTGATCACTTAAGAAAGCTGACATTTACAAATAAAGTTGCTTTGTCCTCAACCTTATTTGGAACAGATCTGGCACTCGGCTGTAATGAATATATTAACAGACGCCAAATGGTCTTTGTCACACTATAATCACTTAGGACATGGTTATTCTTTCTGTTAAACTGAATTAAATCTGAAGTCACGTCACTGAGATCAATGAGGGTATGTCCATTTAAACACAAAGTAAATTAGATCAGAATAGAGCCGTTCATATGCAGGTTTCATAACATTAACGGTGCTGGGGTTAAATTCCTGTCTTCACACTCAGAGTGAGATGAGAAGCAGGACCTGCAATGTTTTATGCCGGGTATATTACAGTTTGAGGCATGATGTGAATTTAGCCAGTAAAGGCATCTAGATTCAGCTCCTTCGAGATAATCTAAAGGGGTTCAGCGTAATTTTACCCACATCGAGAAATGCCTCACCTACCTCTTCAGCCCACATGCCTCTCCTCTCTCTGTTTCTCAAAGGAGTTGGGCAGGGATGGCATTGGAGCATTTAATATCTTCTTTGGCAAATGCTCTAGGGACCTACTCCTTGATGCTTCTTAGACTCCCCATTACTGGAAAACCTAACATAGCTATTAAGCCCTATTCTTTCTCCCCGTATACTCAGGGAGAAAACAGTTACAGGTTTCAGTGAGAGCACAGTCTGgcatttagtttgtttttttgagtctgtaggccagattctcagttgccATCAATCAgtgtggctccattgaagtcaacatgcCAGATCCTCCCTGATGGTGTGAATTGGCACAACTCCACTAAGCTtgttgggccagatccccagttggCGTAAGTGAAAACTGTTCCATTAAGTCAATAATCAACACACCAAATGGTGTGTACCAGCCGATCCACACTGGAATCTGTGGGGTCACAGGCATGTACATCAGCTAAAGCTGTGACCCTATAGGTGTAGTACTGACTGACCACTACAGTCTGTAGCTGCATTGCAGAAGTGGGTCCCTGGGTATTATAAAGATCACGTGTTAtcggaacaacttctgttgggaagaaagacaagctttcgagccacacagagcttcaggtctggggaaggtactTCGAGTATCACAGCTATATACAAAGTGGAATAGATAGTTTCCCATAAGCAGTTAGCACATAtcctaagagaccattcaaggtggagTGACCTGTTtacacctctgcagtcacaggacaaaaagagagagttagtgggttacagattgttgtaataagccataaatctaatgtctctgttcagtccatgaatTTTAGCCCATGTTTACACCACAAAATTATGTCAATCTcaggccgtgtctacactagagaccttgaAGTGGCACCGCTGCACCAACGCAGCCACACctctgtaaggtctcccatgtagctgtTCTAATATGACTATAAAAGCtgtcaagaaagaaagaaaactcttTCTCACCCTCTGAAACCAGGAGTTCTACCTTGGTTGTCTCCAAACCTGTAAAAGCTGGATGGGTtgagagcagggccggtgcaaggatgtttcgtgccctaggcgaaatttccaccttgcgccctccccccgtccccgagccccagccctgaggtgcttcccccgtggcagctccccccctccgccctgaggtgccccccctgtggcagctccccaccctctgccctgaggtgccccacccaccccaactcacccttgccccacctcctccctgagcacgccgtcgttgcttcacttctcctgcctcccaggcttgcggcgccaaagctgattggcgccgcaagcctgggaggtgggagaagtgaagcagccatggcatgctcggggaggaggcggggcaggggtgacctggggaggggagtttccctgcgtgccaccccccccacccttacttgctgcaggtggccctccctgtgctcccctgccccagctccctccacctaaatgccggcggtgaccggggcggccgaagatccggccgccgcggtcgctgccgaagaaaatgccaccccacaAATCCTAGCAccttaggcgaccgcctaggtcgcctaaatggttgcaccagacCTGGTTGAGAGGTATTTGGGGTATCTTTTGTgacctgggggatggggagcaagCCCAAAGACTCTCCAAAGTTGCTCTGCATGTTTTCCTTTGACACCAAAAGCTGCTTTGACCTCAGCCTATGCATGGCCACACAAGGGAGTAGGTGTCAGTGAGAATTTCCCACTGCATGCGTGGCTGCATGCTGACTAATTGGGTCTTTGCTCCGCTAGCTGGAGAAGTGAAAACACCCGTCACCCATACCTCCTGGGAGCAaatggaaggggaggggagagacatgGTGAGGAGCAGAAGGCATGTCTGTTCCATTCTCCCTTTGTGTCAGCTGGAAAAAGAACAACAATGGGAAGACCTGGTCACAGTGATACTCTGGGGTGATACACTGCCAAAACCCAAACAATGTGGGCTGAAAAAAATAGTTTGGGAGCATCtttcccatctgaaaaatggggataatggtcaTTAACATCCTTTGAAAAGTGCATCGCCATCTCTGAGTTGTCAATGGAGCTGATTTTCATTAAGCTTGCTGGAGCTGACAGTATCCTACTGTCCTGTACAGCAATTTCTGCATTAGCAGTCAGGGACTCTTGGTTTTCTATCTATCCATCCTACACACagccatccatctatccatcccatGCACagccatccatctatccatccatcccttacacagccatctatccatccatccataccATGCACAGCCATCTATCCAGCCATCCCATGCACAGCCATCCATCTAACTATCCATCCCATACACggcctctatctatccatcccatACACAGCCATCCATCTAACTATCCATCCCATACACggcctctatctatccatcccatGCACAGCCATGTATCTAACTATCCATCCCCGACACggcctctatctatctatccatcccctacACAGCCATctatccattcatccatcccatGCACAGCCATCCATCCAGCTATCCGTCCCATACATggcctctatctatccatcccatACACAGCCATCCATCTAACTATCCATCCCTTACACAgcctccatctatctatccatccccaaaACAGCCATCTATTTATTTATCTATCCATCTCATGCACGGccaactatctatctatctatctatctatctatctatctatctatctatctatctatctatctatctatcacattTGCCACTGTGTTGAATTATGACTAAATAAGTATTGTGATTGTGCACTGCTCCTCTGAAGTATATTTGTCTGATGGCTGGGATAGATGTCACTTGTGTGGGGAAATAAATGTAGCATGTTCCAGGGGATTCACACACATTGTGCTCTCTCATGGTGActtcatttttttcttgtttcctttttttaaaattcttaatCTAAAATAGAAGCCATTCACACTGATTCTGGTTTATCTTCCTGTGTCTTTGAAAATTGTAGCCTAAATTTATAAAGCAGACTTGGGgcagagatggaagctatgtTTCAATTTTACAAAACAATGCAAAGCGAGTGTGTTTTCCACCAAGGTTCCATTTAACCCATTGCGTTGACATTGGGAGGAAGTGCTTTCCAATGGTTAGTGTCTGAGCTGAAAGTCAAGGGAGTtcagttttattcctggctctactGACTCATTCACCAAGTGACTttaagcaagtcacttcccttctttgtGTCTTATGTCCCCGTCTGTAAGATGAGGATAAGGCTCGTTATACATTTTGgtgaagggctttgagatcctttgaGAGGAAGTAGTACAGTATAAAATGTTATGTTAAAATAGTACAGTCCATGTGGGGAGTGCTGGGCAAATTTTGAATTCTATGTGTATTCCTGACTCAAGCTAGTTGTCCCAAGCAAACCACTGATGTGAATATTCCTGACTGATCACAATATGAATAAGAGGTTTCCCTCAAATCTAATGAAACCCTGTAAAAGACAGTGGATTGGGAGTCAGAAAACCTGGGTTCTCCATCTTCTCAGAGCATCAGATGATGTGAAATGTTGGTCAAGTGATGATAGctctcgtgcctcagtttccccatctgtgaaatagggataatgatattgacctgCATTTGTAAAATGCATTGAGCTCTatgaatgaaaggtgctatatagaAACTGGATACAAGTATCTTTGTTTTTTTAGAAAtggagaaagtgaggcacagagaggggacacGCTGGCCCAAGCTCATCCAGCAAGATGAGATAAACCAGGGAGTGATTCCCCTTTTGCTTATGCTACTGTAAAGCAGTACTCACTTATTGCTCAGCTGATGTATATAggggcacagctccactgacttcattggaattATACAGGTTTACACCAGACGGGGATTTGGCCCAAGTGAATTACACAGGGGTAACTGAGACAAGATTCAAGCCACAGATCTCTTGATTCTCAACCTGCAGATTGGAACCCTATATAGATAGACTCAGATGAATATACTGAGATGTACGGGCATACAACAAAGCCAAGGGAATTCAACCCACAGAATTAAACATGCCCTTCTTCCTACTGCTTTCACACAGGAAGGAAACATGAGACAGTTTCTTTTCCTGCTCTCAGCATTGAGGGCAACACTGAGTTCTGTTTAACAGTCCAGGAACGGGGCAGAAAGTCAAGATGCCTCGGTTCTATTCCTCACTGCCACTGACTCTTTGTGGGGCCTACACCAAATCACTTCCCTCGCTATAAAATGGAGATGTTGACATGGGGTAAGGGTcagattttttaatatatttaggtGCCAAAGGAAGCAGACAGGAtctcagtgggattttcaaaggcacatcaagagagttaggtgcctaaatgcctttaaaaatctgacccttccTGACACAacacacaattaacctgtggaagtTGGTGTCATGGAATATTGTGAtggctaaaagtataactgggttcagaaaagaactagatatgttcatggaggatcggtccatcaatggctattagccgagttggtcagggacacaaccccatgctgagggcgaccctaaacctctgatggccagaagccaggaggggcagATGGGTGAATCACTCCATAATTGCCTTGGTCTGTATactcccctgaagctctggtaaaggccactgtcagagacaggatactgggctagatggacctgtaTGGCAGCTTTTATGTTGACTTAGATAGCTATGTCCCATTTCAAAACTGACTTAAGGcaggctttttaaaatatatatgtgcctaatttgcattgatttcaatgggagttagatgtctaaaatttttctttaaaaatctgacccacaGGCCCAGGACTCTAAGTTCTCTGAGACTTAGGGACAGTTTTTGAgagtatttaggcacctcacattgcagataggtgcctagtcagattttcaaaagtaccatggcccataactcctattgaaatccatGGCACTTTGGCACCTAAGGGCTTCTGAAAAGTGATCtggatgcctaaatacctttaacaatctCAGACTCCttagtgcctaagtcacttttgaaaattggacttaAGCTCCTAAACCACTTAGACACCTTCTGAAATTTTACTCACACTTTTTGTGAATTGGAGTGCTCTGAGATCCACAGATGAACATGGGTTTATGAGAACTATCAAGTGTGAACATGAAATTAAGATGCATGCTCCCTGTCACCGCTGCTTGTCTAGAGGCCGTGTGGGCTATTAGCTGTGACACCGAGctaggactca
This window encodes:
- the LOC123348956 gene encoding olfactory receptor 10C1-like, with translation MKYPERITENHTSVSEFIILGFSNLPHMEHLLFLLFICIYFITVLGNILILILINVDPALHTPMYFFLRNLSFLEICYTSVTLPKMMANLLSEDKTISFAGCAAQMYFFLLFGATECCLLAVMAYDRYSAICNPLRYAEIMNKTVCVWLAAGSWICGSLVALGHTTFIFTLPFCGSNVINHFFCEIQPVLTLVCGDTYWNEFQIIVAAAFVIMMPFLLILVSYIHIISTILKMSSAKGRHRAFSTCSSHLTVVVLFYGTAVFIYIRPKSSYSLDVDKLLSLFYSVLTPILNPIIYSLRNKDVKGAIRRYLLKWSLL